A window from Triticum aestivum cultivar Chinese Spring chromosome 6D, IWGSC CS RefSeq v2.1, whole genome shotgun sequence encodes these proteins:
- the LOC123141481 gene encoding transcription termination factor MTEF1, chloroplastic-like gives MLAHTRLPPPAPHPAQILPARLAGGGGVEFRRKVHFLSAELHLDPFPLLALHPELRSAPLALLHASLRLLLSHGLSAGDASRVFSAFPSLLTSPPEESLRFLSAAAPLPPPLLRAAVVRSPRLLAASIPDTLRPALYFLRHRVSLRRRPLPLAAALLLAFSVDRTLLPKVLFLGKATGLPDPAICTIIRRAPAILSYGIETNLTPKLKFLADGMGMDPAAELTEFPHYFAFSLEGRIRPRHQALRLRGIDMSLKEMLTSSDDEFKERILDATLSGNMQKM, from the coding sequence ATGCTCGCCCACACGCGCCTCCCGCCTCCGGCTCCGCATCCCGCCCAAATCCTGCCCGCCCGCCTTGCCGGAGGCGGCGGTGTGGAGTTCCGCCGCAAGGTCCACTTCCTCTCGGCCGAGCTCCATCTCGACCCGTTCCCGCTCCTCGCCCTTCATCCTGAGCTCCGCTCCGCGCCGCTCGCGCTTCTCCATGCctccctccgcctcctcctctcacACGGACTCTCCGCCGGCGACGCCTCCCGCGTCTTTTCGGCATTCCCGTCGCTCCTCACCTCTCCTCCTGAGGAGTCCCTCCGcttcctctccgccgccgcgccgctgcccCCTCCTCTCCTCCGCGCCGCGGTGGTCCGTTCCCCTCGCCTCCTCGCAGCGTCCATCCCGGACACCCTCCGCCCCGCGCTTTACTTCCTTCGCCACCGCGTTTCCCTGCGACGGAGACCCCTTCCGCTCGCTGCTGCCCTGCTCCTCGCTTTCTCCGTCGACCGCACACTCCTCCCCAAGGTCCTCTTCCTTGGCAAAGCCACGGGGCTCCCAGACCCCGCCATCTGCACCATTATTCGCCGCGCCCCCGCCATTCTCTCCTATGGTATCGAGACCAACCTCACGCCCAAGCTCAAGTTCCTCGCCGACGGCATGGGCATGGACCCAGCCGCGGAGCTTACCGAGTTCCCACACTACTTCGCGTTCAGCTTGGAGGGGAGGATCAGGCCGAGGCACCAAGCATTGAGGCTGAGGGGCATTGATATGTCACTAAAGGAAATGCTCACGAGCagcgatgatgagttcaaggagcGGATTTTAGATGCAACGCTGTCGGGCAATATGCAGAAGATGTGA